The Limnochorda sp. LNt genome includes a region encoding these proteins:
- a CDS encoding carbohydrate ABC transporter permease: MPRRRWLPYLLILPSVVFFALFFVNPLVQAILLAVQDGGAWTLDRFRQMGLDLYFPEAVRNTLALTAVVVPVQLVLALGLGLLLGALPRGGRDAFLYIWTIPLGVSDLAAGIAWLAIFTERGYLNSVLGALGLMEVPRLWLGYHDPVSLFVAVALAEVWRATAIVLVILVSGLQIIPRELGEAAEVFGASPWQRLRRVTLPLLRPSIQTALMLRTVLAFEVFAVVQTLAGRNLPVLASEAYTWYGSFRNPGVAASYGLVILGLSAATTLLYLQLLKVRPEARPS; encoded by the coding sequence ATGCCCAGGCGACGGTGGCTGCCGTACCTGCTGATCCTGCCAAGCGTAGTCTTCTTCGCGCTCTTCTTCGTCAACCCTCTCGTGCAGGCCATCCTGCTGGCCGTGCAGGACGGCGGGGCGTGGACGCTGGACCGCTTCCGCCAGATGGGGCTGGACCTCTACTTTCCCGAGGCGGTGCGCAACACGCTGGCCTTGACGGCAGTCGTCGTGCCAGTGCAGTTGGTGCTCGCCCTGGGGCTGGGCCTCCTGCTGGGGGCCCTGCCCCGGGGCGGCCGTGACGCCTTCCTGTACATCTGGACCATCCCCCTGGGGGTGTCGGACCTGGCTGCCGGCATCGCCTGGCTGGCCATCTTCACCGAACGCGGCTACCTGAACAGCGTGTTGGGGGCACTGGGCCTGATGGAGGTACCGCGCCTCTGGCTGGGCTACCACGATCCCGTCTCGCTCTTCGTCGCCGTGGCCCTGGCCGAGGTGTGGCGCGCCACCGCCATCGTGCTGGTCATCCTGGTCTCGGGGCTGCAGATCATCCCCAGGGAGCTGGGCGAGGCGGCCGAGGTCTTCGGGGCGAGCCCGTGGCAGCGCCTGCGGCGGGTGACGCTGCCCCTGCTCAGGCCCAGCATCCAGACGGCCTTGATGCTGCGCACCGTCTTGGCCTTCGAGGTCTTCGCGGTGGTGCAGACCCTGGCGGGGCGCAACCTGCCGGTGCTGGCCTCGGAGGCCTACACCTGGTACGGCTCCTTCCGCAACCCCGGGGTGGCGGCCTCGTACGGCCTGGTCATCCTGGGCCTCTCCGCGGCCACCACCCTACTCTACCTGCAGCTGCTCAAGGTGCGACCGGAGGCGAGGCCGTCATGA
- a CDS encoding penicillin acylase family protein: MPRLGDGRSRQRAVGAWLGAGLALWMLVAAPGALAFRQAGESVTLDYRGEAVAIRRHDYGVPYVYASTLPGLFFGSGYVAAADRLWQAELNRRAATGRLAELLGPGASDSYVQQDIAARRDGYTPEELTEQFLSLDREAQEAMLGYVAGINRYISEALADPARMPVEFQHAGVLPAPWTVLDLMATIVFYARRFGEAGEYEMESAGVLEALQARHGQERGYAIWDALVVTHDPDTPTTVPARPVPGTASGASAAPGTTGRAGAPAPVLEFAAPTLRDVAALLEREREAARYVFATTGVPYYFGSNAWAVAPSRSANGSTLLLGGPQMGYTIPQIVLEVGLVGAGIRSVGMTFAGVSPFPLIGRGPDHAWTTTSGIGDQVDFFVERLHPDDPYRYWHDGEWKAMERRTEVIQVRGREPVRLEVLRTVHGPVVRHDPQEGTAVSVARTHWMQEVHAVMAFLEFNRARDIHDFAEAVRRIPTSHNFFWIDREGNIGYWLAGRPPLRPAHVDPRLPARGTGEDDWLGVLPPERMPSSINPPEGFIFNWNNRPSPDWDDGAMAGWGPAHRAGRIADALRELEAVTFDDMNRINQRLSFLNLNHAALRPLLASAVERATAGGALSERARQLAATVLAWDGVRRDADGDGYVDDLAEPLFEAWYLALRDQLFAGLLDPEWMRLVTADHVYRALAGSGAGQGIDFRQGRSADEVVVAALEQAARAWAERETQAASPAELRDRMPRTTYSALGALPAVETVGMNRGTWNEIVELGPDIDRSVSAYAPGQSGFVGPGGPAPHTHDQLELYVGFRYKPLLLDPFDGAQP, encoded by the coding sequence ATGCCGAGGCTCGGGGACGGGCGGAGTCGGCAGCGGGCGGTCGGGGCTTGGCTGGGTGCCGGTCTGGCGTTGTGGATGCTCGTGGCGGCTCCGGGGGCGCTGGCGTTTCGCCAGGCCGGGGAGTCGGTGACCCTCGACTACCGGGGGGAGGCCGTCGCCATCCGCCGCCACGACTACGGCGTGCCCTACGTCTACGCGTCGACGCTGCCGGGCCTCTTCTTCGGCTCGGGGTACGTGGCGGCTGCCGACCGCCTCTGGCAGGCCGAACTGAACCGCCGGGCGGCCACCGGCCGGCTCGCCGAGCTCCTGGGCCCCGGCGCCAGCGACTCGTACGTCCAGCAGGACATCGCCGCACGCCGGGACGGCTACACGCCCGAGGAGTTGACCGAGCAGTTCCTCTCGCTCGACCGGGAAGCCCAGGAGGCCATGCTGGGCTACGTGGCCGGCATCAACCGGTACATCTCCGAGGCCCTCGCCGATCCGGCCCGCATGCCGGTGGAGTTCCAGCACGCCGGGGTGCTGCCTGCCCCCTGGACCGTCCTTGACCTGATGGCGACCATCGTCTTCTATGCGCGCCGCTTCGGCGAGGCCGGAGAGTACGAGATGGAGAGCGCGGGCGTCCTCGAGGCCCTGCAGGCGCGCCACGGCCAGGAGCGGGGCTACGCCATCTGGGACGCTCTGGTGGTCACCCACGATCCCGACACGCCGACCACGGTGCCGGCGCGCCCGGTTCCAGGGACGGCCTCGGGGGCGTCAGCCGCCCCCGGGACGACAGGGCGGGCGGGGGCGCCTGCACCGGTGCTGGAGTTCGCCGCCCCCACCCTGCGTGACGTGGCGGCCCTGCTCGAGCGCGAGCGGGAGGCCGCCCGCTACGTCTTCGCCACCACGGGGGTGCCCTACTACTTTGGCAGCAACGCATGGGCCGTGGCGCCCTCCCGGTCCGCCAACGGCTCGACCCTGCTGCTGGGCGGCCCCCAGATGGGCTACACGATCCCCCAGATCGTGCTCGAGGTAGGGCTGGTGGGCGCGGGGATCCGGAGCGTCGGCATGACGTTCGCCGGGGTCTCACCCTTTCCGCTCATCGGGCGGGGCCCCGACCACGCCTGGACGACGACGTCGGGCATCGGGGATCAGGTGGACTTCTTCGTCGAGCGCCTGCACCCCGACGACCCCTACCGCTACTGGCACGACGGCGAGTGGAAGGCGATGGAGCGCCGCACCGAGGTGATCCAGGTCCGAGGGCGAGAGCCGGTCCGCCTGGAGGTGCTCCGCACCGTTCACGGGCCCGTGGTGCGCCACGACCCCCAGGAGGGCACCGCCGTCAGCGTGGCCCGCACCCACTGGATGCAGGAAGTCCACGCGGTGATGGCGTTCCTGGAGTTCAACCGGGCCCGGGACATCCACGACTTCGCCGAGGCGGTCCGGCGCATCCCCACCTCCCACAACTTCTTCTGGATCGACCGCGAGGGCAACATCGGCTACTGGCTGGCCGGGCGACCGCCCCTGCGCCCTGCCCACGTCGACCCTCGCCTGCCGGCACGGGGCACGGGCGAGGACGACTGGCTCGGCGTGCTGCCGCCCGAGCGCATGCCGTCCTCGATCAACCCGCCGGAAGGGTTCATCTTCAACTGGAACAACCGGCCCAGCCCCGACTGGGACGATGGGGCCATGGCGGGATGGGGGCCTGCGCATCGGGCCGGGCGCATCGCGGACGCCCTGCGTGAGCTAGAGGCTGTCACCTTCGACGACATGAACCGCATCAACCAGCGGCTCTCCTTCCTCAACTTGAACCATGCGGCGCTGCGGCCCCTTCTCGCGTCTGCGGTCGAGCGCGCGACCGCCGGGGGGGCTCTCTCCGAGCGCGCCCGTCAGCTCGCCGCCACGGTGCTGGCATGGGACGGCGTGCGACGGGACGCGGACGGCGACGGGTACGTCGACGACCTGGCGGAGCCGCTCTTCGAGGCGTGGTACCTCGCGTTGCGGGACCAGCTCTTCGCCGGGCTGCTCGACCCCGAGTGGATGCGGCTCGTGACGGCCGACCACGTCTACCGGGCGCTCGCCGGAAGCGGAGCGGGGCAGGGTATCGACTTCCGGCAGGGGCGCAGCGCCGACGAGGTCGTCGTCGCGGCCCTCGAGCAGGCCGCCCGGGCGTGGGCGGAGCGCGAGACGCAGGCCGCATCGCCTGCCGAGCTGCGGGACCGCATGCCTCGGACGACCTACAGTGCCCTGGGGGCGCTGCCTGCCGTCGAGACTGTCGGCATGAACCGTGGGACGTGGAACGAGATCGTCGAGCTGGGCCCCGACATCGACCGCTCGGTGAGCGCCTACGCACCCGGGCAGAGCGGCTTCGTGGGGCCGGGTGGGCCGGCGCCGCACACGCACGACCAGCTCGAGCTCTACGTGGGCTTCCGGTACAAGCCGCTCCTGTTGGATCCCTTCGACGGCGCCCAACCGTGA
- a CDS encoding ABC transporter substrate-binding protein has protein sequence MVSLVSALAVAALAVPALAGAGGSQPLIFLSTQLRPIEEAQKMRDTVLRGYVGAVEFIPVEPVPFVDRVLAEQRAGRFSIGVLGGVHGDFPALAEAGALDSLDDVLAALRSRGFPESFLKLGRLGTDHQRYIPWMQATYIMVANRQALPYLPDGASLSSLTYDQLRQWGQNLYEATGRRLLGFPAGPTGLMHRFFQGYLYPSYTASVVTEFRSAQAEAMWEAFRQLWAYVNPQSTSYAFMQEPLLAGEVWVAWDHTARLIDALRQRPDDFVAFPAPVGPAGRGFMPVLAGLAIPKGAPDRAAAVSLIDYLTRPETQVTLLQEIGGFFPVVEASLGSSLPAGVRMAAEAVSAQAASPEAVPSLLPVGLGTLDGEFNRVYLDTFTRIVLRNQPVRPVLDQQAEALRRIMQQSGAPCWPPDQPSDGACPVQ, from the coding sequence ATCGTGTCGCTGGTGTCGGCGTTAGCAGTGGCCGCGCTGGCCGTACCCGCGCTGGCGGGCGCCGGCGGGAGTCAGCCGCTGATCTTCCTGTCGACCCAGCTGCGCCCCATCGAAGAGGCCCAGAAGATGCGGGATACGGTCCTGCGAGGCTACGTTGGGGCCGTGGAGTTCATCCCGGTGGAGCCCGTGCCCTTCGTGGACCGGGTGCTCGCCGAGCAGCGGGCGGGACGGTTCTCCATCGGCGTGCTGGGGGGTGTCCACGGCGACTTCCCGGCCCTGGCGGAGGCAGGAGCCCTCGACAGCCTGGACGACGTGCTGGCCGCTCTCAGGAGCAGGGGCTTCCCCGAGAGCTTCTTGAAGCTGGGGCGGCTCGGCACCGACCACCAGCGCTACATCCCCTGGATGCAGGCCACCTACATCATGGTGGCCAACCGCCAGGCCCTTCCCTATCTGCCCGACGGCGCCAGCCTCAGCTCGCTGACCTACGATCAGCTCCGGCAGTGGGGGCAAAACCTCTACGAGGCCACGGGGCGCCGCCTGTTGGGCTTTCCCGCGGGGCCGACTGGGCTGATGCACCGGTTCTTCCAGGGGTATCTCTACCCGTCGTACACGGCCAGCGTCGTGACCGAGTTCCGCAGTGCGCAGGCCGAGGCTATGTGGGAGGCATTTCGCCAGCTGTGGGCCTACGTCAACCCCCAGTCGACCAGCTACGCTTTCATGCAGGAGCCGCTGCTGGCCGGGGAGGTCTGGGTGGCGTGGGACCATACCGCACGCCTCATTGACGCGCTGCGGCAGCGGCCAGATGACTTCGTGGCGTTCCCTGCCCCGGTCGGCCCGGCCGGTCGCGGCTTCATGCCCGTGCTGGCGGGACTCGCCATCCCCAAGGGAGCACCCGACCGCGCCGCCGCCGTCTCGCTCATCGACTACCTGACCCGGCCCGAGACCCAGGTGACGCTGCTGCAGGAGATCGGCGGCTTCTTCCCGGTGGTGGAGGCGTCGCTGGGGTCGTCGCTGCCGGCGGGGGTGCGGATGGCGGCCGAGGCGGTCTCGGCGCAGGCGGCCTCGCCCGAGGCGGTGCCGAGCCTGCTGCCGGTGGGGCTGGGAACGCTCGACGGCGAGTTCAACCGCGTCTACCTCGACACCTTCACCCGCATCGTGCTGCGCAACCAGCCGGTCCGTCCGGTGCTGGACCAGCAGGCCGAGGCGCTGCGGCGCATCATGCAGCAGTCGGGAGCCCCCTGCTGGCCGCCCGACCAGCCGAGCGACGGGGCCTGCCCGGTGCAGTGA
- a CDS encoding Rossmann-fold NAD(P)-binding domain-containing protein, with translation MRYREVILGFVVEPSGSRWLTHDGISPGVLEAIDRDAPRWIVGTVEPWSARP, from the coding sequence TTGCGTTACCGCGAGGTCATCCTCGGCTTCGTCGTGGAGCCCAGCGGCTCACGTTGGCTCACCCACGACGGGATCAGCCCCGGGGTGCTGGAGGCCATCGACCGCGATGCGCCCCGCTGGATCGTCGGCACCGTGGAGCCCTGGTCGGCCCGTCCTTGA
- a CDS encoding amylo-alpha-1,6-glucosidase has protein sequence MDREAARRVLEANDRGSFTVPADGLYPYQWLWDSAFAALGWACVDEVRAWQELRSLVAAQWPSGMLPHIVFHRPEPGYFPGPKVWGVARSPASTGITQPPVVATVARRLWERARDRRLADREASELLPHLVAYHRWLRRVRDPDDTGLVAILHPWESGMDNSPAWDEALSRVPDERAADVMGPAGQEGRVRRDVLHVEPDQRPSDLEYRRYVALVLTLRDHGYDSVRATAASPFRVADVGFNALLYRADLDLLGLAQALGRQEGDLEAMWEQVEASRRAIEGLWSEQAGLYLSRDLRTGRTIPLATSAGLLPLFAGIPSPQRAARMVATLEGWGERVRYLVPSADPAGPIFEPRRYWRGPVWIHVNWMVAAGLQSYGYDQLAERVRRDSLALIERSGFREYYDPLTGEGLGARAFTWSAALALDWTAASDV, from the coding sequence ATGGACCGAGAGGCGGCCCGCCGCGTGCTGGAGGCCAACGACCGCGGCAGCTTCACGGTGCCGGCCGACGGCCTCTACCCGTACCAGTGGCTGTGGGACTCGGCCTTCGCGGCGCTGGGCTGGGCGTGCGTCGACGAGGTCCGAGCCTGGCAGGAGCTGCGCAGCCTGGTGGCGGCCCAGTGGCCGAGCGGCATGCTGCCCCACATCGTCTTCCACCGGCCCGAGCCCGGGTACTTCCCCGGACCGAAGGTGTGGGGCGTGGCGCGTTCGCCGGCGAGCACGGGCATCACGCAGCCGCCCGTGGTGGCCACCGTGGCGCGCAGGCTCTGGGAGCGCGCACGCGACCGGCGGCTAGCCGACCGTGAGGCATCCGAGCTGCTGCCGCATCTCGTCGCCTACCACCGGTGGCTGCGGCGGGTGCGCGATCCCGACGACACCGGGCTGGTCGCCATCCTGCACCCGTGGGAGTCGGGAATGGACAACAGCCCTGCCTGGGACGAGGCGCTGTCACGGGTGCCCGACGAGCGGGCGGCCGACGTGATGGGGCCGGCCGGGCAGGAGGGCCGGGTGCGTCGCGACGTCCTGCACGTGGAGCCCGACCAGCGGCCCTCCGACTTGGAGTACCGCCGCTACGTGGCCCTGGTGCTGACGCTGCGGGATCACGGCTACGACAGCGTACGGGCCACGGCAGCGTCACCTTTTCGGGTGGCGGACGTGGGCTTCAACGCGTTGCTCTACCGGGCCGATCTCGATCTCCTGGGGCTGGCCCAGGCCCTGGGCCGGCAGGAGGGTGACCTGGAGGCGATGTGGGAGCAGGTGGAGGCGAGCCGCCGGGCCATCGAAGGGCTGTGGAGCGAGCAGGCCGGGCTCTACCTCTCCCGGGATCTGCGCACCGGCCGCACGATCCCCCTGGCTACCAGCGCCGGGCTGCTCCCGCTCTTCGCGGGGATCCCCAGCCCGCAGCGGGCCGCTCGCATGGTGGCCACGTTGGAAGGCTGGGGCGAGAGGGTGCGCTACCTGGTCCCCAGCGCCGATCCCGCCGGGCCGATCTTCGAGCCTCGCCGCTACTGGCGCGGGCCCGTCTGGATCCATGTCAACTGGATGGTGGCCGCCGGACTGCAGTCCTACGGGTACGACCAGCTGGCCGAACGGGTGCGTCGCGACAGCCTGGCGCTCATCGAGCGGTCGGGCTTCCGCGAGTACTACGATCCCCTGACCGGCGAGGGTCTGGGGGCGCGTGCCTTCACCTGGTCGGCGGCGCTCGCGCTGGATTGGACAGCCGCCTCGGACGTCTAG
- a CDS encoding ABC transporter permease, which yields MHVLGRISKTSAGLASLVLLGLLYLGALFAGFLAPYGQATQFPQYAYAPPQRVRLWHEGRWVGPFVYPLQRQRDPVTFISTYAEDRSRIVPIRLFVQGEPYRLLGLVRTDLHLFGGEGGPVFLLGTDRYGRDLLSRLLAGAQVSLSVGPIGILISFTLGTLIGAWSGYYGGHLDTLVQRTIEVLLSFPRLPILLAMGTIVPPWWPSTHVYIGVIAILSLVGWADLARVVRGQVLAVRGLDYVTAARAVGVPEPQILLRHVLPNVTSYLIVSATLALPGYILGESALSFLGLGVKEPMASWGLLLKDAQSLEVLSLYPWLLTPALFIVVSAMAFYFLGDALRDALDVQSDGTHRA from the coding sequence ATGCACGTGCTCGGGCGCATCTCGAAGACGTCCGCCGGTCTTGCCAGTCTCGTGCTGCTCGGCCTGCTCTACCTGGGCGCCCTGTTCGCGGGGTTTCTGGCTCCGTACGGGCAGGCCACGCAGTTTCCCCAGTACGCCTACGCACCGCCTCAACGGGTGCGGTTGTGGCACGAGGGCCGGTGGGTGGGGCCCTTCGTATACCCTCTCCAGCGCCAGCGCGATCCGGTGACGTTCATCTCCACCTATGCCGAAGACCGCTCGCGCATCGTGCCAATCCGCCTCTTCGTCCAGGGTGAGCCGTACCGGCTGCTGGGGCTCGTGCGCACCGACCTGCACCTCTTCGGCGGCGAGGGCGGGCCGGTCTTCCTGCTCGGCACGGATCGCTACGGCCGCGATCTGCTCTCGCGGCTCCTCGCCGGGGCCCAGGTCTCGCTCTCGGTGGGGCCCATCGGGATCCTCATCTCCTTCACGCTGGGCACCTTGATCGGCGCCTGGAGCGGCTACTACGGCGGGCACCTCGATACGCTGGTGCAGCGCACCATCGAGGTGCTGCTATCCTTTCCGCGACTGCCCATCCTGCTGGCCATGGGCACCATCGTGCCGCCGTGGTGGCCGTCGACGCACGTCTACATCGGCGTCATCGCCATCCTGTCGCTGGTCGGCTGGGCCGACCTCGCCCGGGTCGTACGGGGGCAAGTGCTGGCCGTGCGGGGGCTCGACTACGTGACGGCCGCCCGGGCCGTCGGCGTGCCCGAGCCGCAGATCCTGCTCCGCCACGTGCTGCCCAACGTCACGAGCTACCTCATCGTCTCGGCCACGCTGGCGCTGCCCGGGTACATCCTGGGTGAGAGCGCCCTGTCGTTTCTCGGGCTGGGCGTCAAGGAGCCGATGGCCTCGTGGGGGCTGCTGCTCAAGGACGCGCAGAGCCTGGAGGTGCTCAGCCTTTACCCCTGGCTGCTCACCCCGGCACTGTTCATCGTGGTGTCCGCCATGGCCTTCTACTTTCTGGGAGACGCCCTGCGGGACGCGCTCGACGTACAGTCCGACGGCACGCACCGCGCCTGA
- a CDS encoding ATP-binding protein: protein MVIEVLQVLKRNMRRREIVRGLFREDVWEYPEDVLREAIVNSLGHRDYSPMARGSHVQVQMFPTRLTVLNPGGLFGPVTVDELGRPGIQASRNQYLMNILEDLPAGPNGATLCEHRGSGIAAMVATLRRLGMQPPVFEDRLVTFEVSFSNTSLLDQDTLRWLEERTRSQDLTDSQRFALAYLRHRSYIANQDYCRLTGVDSRVATRELSDLVERGLIRRHGVRRWATYSLAEVSQTFDTPRLVLRNEPRAGSAARTDRALVIERVSRVLQDDGALSVRSLSQLVQASPSAVRLALNRLIEQGVVEAIGSRKSPRRRYRWVHASSRTTKSGRETPPVNQTGAGRGPVAPRDSPGG, encoded by the coding sequence ATGGTGATAGAAGTCTTACAAGTGCTGAAGCGCAACATGCGCCGACGGGAGATCGTCCGTGGGCTCTTCCGTGAAGATGTTTGGGAGTACCCCGAGGATGTCCTACGAGAGGCCATCGTCAACTCGCTGGGACATCGGGACTATAGCCCAATGGCAAGGGGCAGTCACGTACAGGTTCAGATGTTCCCGACCCGGCTTACCGTCCTCAATCCGGGTGGCCTGTTTGGACCGGTGACGGTTGACGAGCTGGGACGCCCTGGCATCCAAGCGAGTCGGAACCAGTACTTGATGAACATCTTGGAGGACCTCCCGGCTGGTCCAAACGGCGCAACGCTTTGTGAGCACCGTGGGTCGGGAATTGCCGCTATGGTCGCGACTCTTCGTCGCCTGGGCATGCAGCCGCCCGTCTTCGAAGACAGGTTGGTAACCTTTGAAGTAAGCTTCTCCAACACATCGTTGCTGGATCAGGACACTCTGCGATGGCTGGAGGAGAGAACCAGGTCCCAAGACCTTACGGATTCTCAACGATTTGCCCTGGCTTATCTCCGCCACCGCTCGTACATCGCTAACCAGGATTACTGCCGTCTTACCGGCGTGGACTCACGGGTGGCCACTCGTGAACTGTCTGACCTCGTCGAGAGAGGACTCATAAGGCGACACGGTGTCCGTCGGTGGGCAACGTACTCTCTTGCTGAGGTATCCCAGACCTTCGATACTCCTCGCCTCGTACTCAGGAACGAGCCGAGAGCAGGTTCAGCCGCCCGGACGGATAGAGCCCTGGTCATCGAGAGAGTCAGTCGCGTACTTCAGGACGACGGAGCTCTGTCGGTCCGGTCCTTGTCGCAACTCGTCCAAGCCAGCCCGTCGGCAGTACGACTCGCACTAAATCGGCTGATCGAACAGGGTGTGGTTGAGGCCATCGGGTCGCGCAAGTCCCCGCGACGTCGGTATCGGTGGGTCCACGCCTCGTCTCGGACAACCAAGAGTGGCCGTGAGACTCCTCCCGTTAACCAGACCGGGGCGGGGCGAGGGCCGGTTGCGCCACGAGATTCTCCTGGGGGTTAG
- a CDS encoding type 1 glutamine amidotransferase domain-containing protein codes for MRLSGKRVLVFVEDGFEDLELWVPVMRLREEGAEVILAGAEAGRTYRGKGGLSAVADRSYEGLDAARFDAVVVPGGWAPDKLRRSPTVKAIVRSAYEARKVVGLICHAGLVGISAGIVRGHRATGSLGIKDDLVNAGAEWVDAPAFRDGPIVWGRVVADIPDFCRELVAAIEAGGAR; via the coding sequence TTGCGCCTGTCGGGCAAGCGGGTGCTGGTCTTCGTGGAGGACGGTTTCGAGGACCTGGAGCTGTGGGTGCCCGTGATGCGGCTGCGCGAGGAGGGGGCCGAGGTGATCCTGGCCGGCGCCGAGGCGGGCCGCACCTACCGGGGCAAGGGCGGGCTGAGCGCGGTGGCCGATCGCAGCTACGAGGGGCTCGACGCCGCCAGGTTCGACGCCGTGGTGGTGCCGGGCGGCTGGGCTCCCGACAAGCTCCGGCGGTCGCCGACCGTCAAGGCCATCGTGCGGTCGGCGTACGAGGCCCGCAAGGTAGTCGGGCTGATCTGCCACGCCGGCCTGGTGGGCATCTCGGCAGGGATCGTCAGGGGACACCGCGCGACGGGCTCCCTCGGGATCAAGGACGACCTCGTCAACGCGGGTGCCGAGTGGGTGGACGCACCGGCCTTCCGTGACGGCCCCATCGTCTGGGGGCGCGTGGTGGCCGACATCCCCGACTTCTGCCGCGAGCTGGTGGCGGCCATCGAGGCGGGCGGCGCCCGGTAG
- a CDS encoding ABC transporter ATP-binding protein, producing the protein MATIEIRGVSKSFGRVRALDDVSLEVRDREFVVLLGPSGCGKTTLLRVVAGLEWPDRGRVLIGGQDVTERPPRQRGIAMVFQNYAVFPHLTVFENVAFGLRMRKVPAAEVRQRVERVAALVHIEELLGRYPAQLSGGQRQRVALARALAVEPEVLLMDEPLSNLDALLRLEMRAELKRLLMELRTTTLYVTHDQTEAMSLADRVAVMRGGRIVQYDTPLTVYQEPVDTFVGGFVGSPPMNFLRVRLGPSGADEATVVEGAAIPGPAGAREALLGIRPEDLQPVPAGTSGALPCRVVVVEALGAQQLVTLEWQGQSLKALLEPDVAIRPGERAWMRPKPQRIRWMDPVTGEAMR; encoded by the coding sequence GTGGCGACCATCGAGATCCGTGGGGTGAGCAAGAGCTTCGGGCGCGTGCGAGCGCTCGACGACGTCTCGCTGGAGGTGAGGGACCGGGAGTTCGTGGTGCTGCTGGGCCCCTCGGGGTGCGGCAAGACCACGCTGCTGAGGGTCGTGGCGGGGCTCGAGTGGCCGGACCGGGGCCGGGTGCTCATCGGCGGGCAGGACGTGACGGAGCGGCCGCCGCGGCAGCGGGGCATCGCGATGGTCTTCCAGAACTACGCTGTCTTCCCGCACCTGACCGTCTTCGAGAACGTGGCCTTCGGCCTGCGGATGCGCAAGGTGCCGGCGGCCGAGGTGCGCCAGCGGGTCGAGCGCGTGGCCGCGCTGGTGCACATCGAGGAGCTGCTGGGCCGTTACCCCGCGCAGCTCTCGGGCGGCCAGCGCCAACGGGTCGCGCTGGCGAGGGCCCTGGCGGTCGAGCCTGAGGTGCTGCTCATGGACGAGCCCCTCTCCAACCTGGACGCCCTGTTGCGCCTGGAGATGCGGGCCGAGCTCAAGCGGCTCTTGATGGAGCTGCGCACCACCACGCTCTACGTGACGCACGACCAGACCGAGGCCATGAGCCTGGCCGACCGGGTCGCCGTCATGCGCGGCGGGCGCATCGTGCAGTACGACACGCCACTGACGGTCTACCAGGAGCCGGTCGACACCTTCGTCGGCGGCTTCGTCGGAAGCCCCCCGATGAACTTCCTGCGGGTGCGCCTGGGTCCCTCCGGAGCCGACGAGGCGACCGTGGTGGAGGGGGCGGCCATCCCCGGACCGGCAGGAGCCCGCGAGGCGCTACTGGGCATCCGCCCTGAGGATCTGCAGCCGGTGCCCGCCGGCACATCGGGCGCCCTGCCCTGCCGGGTCGTGGTGGTCGAGGCGCTCGGGGCCCAACAGCTGGTTACCCTCGAGTGGCAGGGGCAGAGCCTCAAGGCGCTGCTGGAGCCGGACGTGGCGATCCGTCCCGGCGAGAGGGCCTGGATGCGGCCCAAGCCGCAGCGGATCCGTTGGATGGATCCGGTGACGGGGGAGGCGATGCGGTGA
- a CDS encoding carbohydrate ABC transporter permease, giving the protein MSRRGRTSPWAWGLAAVASLWVLLPIYLVTASALSTQQAVYEWPKRLWPSPVSLETLRFFFGVSGVWRATQNSLVVAALTVVLSAILGTPAGYALARYAFKGQDVYRLLILMTRAFPLAILSIPLAQQFIELGLYDTPLAVALVHTGLALPFSVLVSASVFLGIPRELEEAAWTLGCTPVGAFRRIVLPLALPGLAAAAVFAFVTSWNEVFAASILTLRERTLTAYLLSVLGEAPLPFRFAGGFFLVVPALVFLFLIRRCLFSMWGIASR; this is encoded by the coding sequence ATGAGCCGACGGGGCCGGACGTCGCCCTGGGCCTGGGGGCTGGCCGCCGTCGCGAGCCTCTGGGTGCTGCTGCCCATCTACTTGGTCACCGCCAGCGCCCTGTCGACGCAGCAGGCGGTCTACGAGTGGCCCAAGCGCCTGTGGCCGTCGCCGGTGTCGTTGGAGACGCTGCGCTTCTTCTTCGGCGTGAGCGGAGTGTGGCGCGCCACCCAAAACAGCCTGGTGGTGGCAGCCCTGACGGTGGTCCTGTCGGCCATCTTGGGCACGCCGGCGGGCTACGCCCTGGCGCGCTACGCCTTCAAGGGGCAGGACGTCTACCGCCTGCTCATCCTGATGACGCGGGCCTTCCCGCTGGCCATCCTCTCCATTCCGCTGGCCCAGCAGTTCATCGAGTTGGGGCTCTACGACACCCCGCTGGCCGTGGCGCTGGTGCACACGGGGCTGGCGCTGCCTTTTTCGGTGCTGGTCAGCGCGAGCGTCTTCCTGGGGATCCCGAGGGAGCTGGAGGAGGCCGCGTGGACGCTGGGCTGCACCCCGGTCGGGGCCTTCCGACGCATCGTGCTGCCGCTGGCCCTGCCGGGGCTGGCAGCCGCGGCCGTCTTCGCCTTCGTCACGTCGTGGAACGAGGTCTTCGCCGCCAGCATCCTGACGCTACGGGAGCGCACGCTGACGGCCTACCTGCTCAGCGTTCTGGGGGAGGCGCCGCTGCCTTTCCGCTTCGCCGGCGGCTTCTTCCTGGTAGTGCCCGCGCTCGTCTTCCTCTTCTTGATACGGCGCTGCCTCTTCAGCATGTGGGGCATCGCATCCCGCTGA